The sequence GCTGCATACCAGGAAGAAATACCAAGCTAGGATGACACGTTCAAACGGTCCTGCCTGATTTTCAATGGCCTTTTAGCTTACATCACTTCATGACAAAAAGTGTCTTCAGAGTAAACTAACTTAAGTAAAATCAACTAGACAATGATTATCTTTCCtgatattattagtattaatatTACCATTAGTAAAGATCTTTTTACGATAAATCAGATAACCAAATAATTCtactttttatttcaatttactAAAAGTATGAGCGTTCTAGACAAGAACTAAACAAAACTGTCGAACTTTTAAATCAACGGTAAGTAGTaaagtgttttgttttttatgCCTCTAGAATACTTTTAATATTTCAAGACGGTCATCATCTATATTTTATTCGCTTAAACTTAGGATGATAATTCTAGCATAGGGAGATAATGTGAAAAGGCTAAAGAGGACTAGACCAAAGCGTACCACCAGTTTATAGAGTTATTGGTCCTATTCGTTTTCGAAAGTGTAGGATCACTGAACGTATCCCTTTGGTAGGCAACACTAAATGATATAGATCAAAATCACTCAAAGTGATGTAGACTCATCATCTCCTTATCTTATTTTAAGTATTAAGTTTTACTGTTAAATTAGAATTCTCATTCCTTAATTTAATTCGCTCTTCccaaactgttttttttttctaatataatCGACACTTGTGTATTCCATTCCGTTATAATTTTACTATCTTACGCTTGCTATCCTCATTTGAAAAGTGACGTGGATCGATGTTTACTTGCGCTAGCTTCTATATTTCACATGATGCACCGACTCAGGGCggtaaaattaatgaaatttagACTTATTTCGGGGTAAATATATCACTTAAATAAACCTGATTAATAAACATTGGGATCTGATGCATTACTTGTCCAAGAATTTATACTAGTGACAGTAAGGTAACTTGACATGCTGGCAAACAACAGTCAGAAGCTTAATTCACTAACTAATTCAAGTTTGTACACTCATAGTATAAACTATTAAGTGGAATAGAACAATTCAGGTTTAAATGTAAGTATTGTTTAAATGACAATTGCACATCTCAATTAAAAAAGTCATTGGAATTAAATTTTTGCcagttatttattttctataatttAGACTGaatataatatacaaaaaatTGGAATGGTTCAATTATCAATTGCACCAAATCATGCAAAAGCTATCAATACAAACAATGGAAACACTATTGGATACTGGAAGTTACGATGATGTCAGTTAAATACTTGATTCGACCATTTTGTCGATCAGTTGAAGTACAAATTAAGTTAAACAATTGATTCATTCTACTTACAGACAACATTGTTAAACCGACATTCAGAACCAGTTTACGTTCTGTTCTGATGTCAAATCCTTATCATATACATCTCATTATTATCCaactcattattattaactcCAATTATAAACCCACACTAattcaattttatattgaaatcaAGCTAGAATTTAGTTAGTTTTCATGTATGTAATTGTGCTACTCACAAAAACAAATACATAAGCACAAAAAGCGATATAGTATTGAAATTTTCTTGCCTTAATACAGAGTAATCAGTGAAAACATCAATTTGTTAGTAATAGCGTTTTTCCAACAAGCCCATTCATCAGGTAATTGGTACACTCTAAGTGTGAGCGCTAATTTTAGTACCCGGACGTTCAAGGTGAAGTAGATAGAGGTTAGAACCTGAGAATTGTGACTGAAAGTTGAATGCATTAGGCACCAAGACACTGCTCCACAGTTTTATTTTAGATTGTGTTGTTGGGTGGTTAAAAGTAATCAAACAGCAGACCTAAAATAAGGTTTTATGATGATCGTCGCTGATCGCTAGGGTGCAtcaacactaaaagaaactggaTCCTTCTGGAAATAATAGAAACAGAACCTAGAGACCATTATCActgatatattcattttattttaacacatgaatattggtacaagagggcaccaaatacatatgcgtcacacaaatctcattcgacatgtgtgagggctgtgatactgcccgggtgcccaaaccgaagcaggtggttttcttagggggccacaccccgagcctgaaagaggctgtatacgcgtggccatgtgagagcatttcgagagggagagcgtactctccccactctcagccataccagggcgATAACTGAGCTCACGTTAGTACTGAGATGACTCACCAACCAGCCACTCAGTACCATATTCCATAACTCTCGACTACAACAAAATTGCATTGACGAAGTTCATACCGCGAATAGCTGTGGTGGCTTCTAACTGCAGCACTGGCAGAGTACCACTTTCTTTAGGATCGGGAATACACCTCGATGATGAGTTTCAATCAGTACGAAGACTGATTTCACTTACTCTTGTTGACTGCTTCTAGCTACTAAACATAAAACAAAGTACAATGCGACACCAAACCACCTAAAATAGTGGTTACACTATAAAGTAGGTCGACAGACTCAACAGTGACATCAAACACCACCCAGGAACCAAATAATGTAGATTGTAGGGTCTAATTAGGACCTTCGAGATTACATGGTTTAGAGTTGCTATAGAACTTAGGTGCCTTATAGTATTTCTCTTATCTCTTCTGTCTTATCCGTGTGATTATGCTGAATGTTGTACTGAATTCCACATCGCTTTGTCTCCTGTATTGCTCACGAAAACTGCTTTACCGTGTACATTTGATCGCACTTTTATTCAAGAGTTTTTATTTCCATTAAGATGCATATACATCAACGAAAGGAAATCGAATTTGCATTGCTCAATCTTTTGAATACAAGCCTATACTAAGGCTCCTGTGAATAGTGTTTAACAAAAAGATGGTGTACATACCTAAATAACTAGATTTCAAGATATTTTTTCCTAAAACGATGAGTATCTGACACAATATGATTTCTATGACGTGATATGTAAACCGAGAACTTTAATTACTTATGTTACCTTGTTAGACTAGAAAGTAGTGCGTGTGACATCACAGGTATTTTCGAATGTAGCGTTATATCAGTGGGACCTTGACCTGTAGGATACGGCAGTGATGGGACACTAATCAGACTTTCATTTTGCGGAAATAAATTTCGGTTACTATcagataagtaaataatatcacAAAAATTAGCAAACCGAAATTCCCCTAATTCTCAAAATAACTGCAAATCATTTAATCTCAATGAAGTGATATAAACTCAGAAGGAACGCTCAAAAACCCTATGGTCGTTTAGATACAATATGTAATGTTCAGCTAATTACATTGACATAGTTAAGTGAACCCAGCAACTACCTATTATCACCTAAGTTTCGCGTGACTACTGAAAGGCTTGTATGACCGATTAATTGACAATAATATATGAACAATAACCGTATTCAACAGAAGTATAGATCATTCCATACAAGTTACATACATTTATATCCACCGTGTCTATGGTGGATTTTACGACACGGACAACAATAGTTTGACCCACAGTTGAGAAACAACTCCCTCAACATAAGCGCACTAAACTCACATTTTTAACCATACCTTTGAGTGTTTCTCACCGTAGGAATTAAATAGGAGATTCAAGTCAACTAGCATACCAATTCCGAAACATACCAATTTCGGTCGCGTAGTAACACGAAACAAAAAATGAAATAGGGGATTGTGTACAGCAAAAGATGTATagcaattttaaaaaaatcaaatacgAACTTAGTTTAAAAGCCTCAAGTCGGACCTGTAATTGAATCATGTTTTTCAAAATCCCTTTTCTActcaataattcattattaatacCGGTTTGTTTCCCTTTTACCTTTATATTCGTCAAGAGGATAACTAACTCGAATTCTTCTCATCAACAGATGATTCCCGCTCAACAATTTCTGATACCTTCTAAATTACTGCTCAACTTCTTTCGCATGTTTGAAATTTTTGGAAAATGTCTTTGTCTATCTTATAATAAACTACTATACCACGACTCCTTGGTCGGGGTCCTTGAGATGGTATAACAATCGCTTGAGATGTTATAAgacatagctcagaatagaaaccagtggcTATCCTGCTAACTTTCTTCCACTTTTATCATGAAAGTGGATGTagcttctttaactgaaaggattctttctggttgtatttctcctaactgaactgtttcgcccattattatttcactctcacACATTTCTGTTCATTATTGCCCTTCTTCTTATCATACCCTCCATTATCTATGCACAACCTCATTTATATTGTATggagcatatatatttggtaccttCTTTACCAAcgctgtgttaaaataaataaaaactttaccTGCCAAATAACTAttaatacgaatgtacagctttaCTAATTGGTCTTgcaaaaaaaatgaatattcttaGGCAATTAGTCCTCACTTTTTTTGCAATGGCAAAACAGGTATATTTTAACtctcaaaaagaaaaaaatcactCAAATTAGTAATTAAAGTTGAAACTCAAATTCACTCAGTATGGAGAATAATATTCCATTTACAAAAAAGACTAAAATATGTACAGTAATTAAGCGTACTATGGGAATGCAGTGTAAAATCACAATGTACATAAATAAACAGCAAATAAGGATGGATTTACTTCATGAGTCTGAAGATCATTAGGAAAAAGGTGAAAGATAATACCATTACtaattttagaaaatttgaacaaATCCTTATCCATCAGTGTTGGAATCGATAAAATTTGGTACAACATTAGCATCAATTATATCGGAAAAAATCCCACTATTTTGTGTTAATTTACTAGAACAGGATATTTCTTTATCTGTTTTTTCAGAATAAGGAGGTATATTCCATACATTCTTTGGTAAACTATCCATTTCAACAGGAGAAAAACATTGCACACGCATACCCTCAAAATCTCTGTATTCCCTGAGTTTATTTCTTGAAGACCAAAGTAGATAATGTTCTTTGCCAGGACTGTGAACCACTGACTCCAAAGCAGTAATATAAGCTAGTTCCTTAGCAATCTTCAGACCATCTGAAGCACCTGAAGCAATTAACTCCTGGCGAGCCTCTTTCCATCCATTAGAGAACAGTACCACACGGGAAAGTATACTAGGCGACCAATTAGTAAACAGTAAATTATTTAGAAGAGCTGGAGCGCAATGTGGTAGCATAACGAAGTAAAATCGATCAggtgataatttataacaaccTTCTTTATTGTTCGGTAGAATCTAGATAGAAAAAATCAGACCAAAAGATTT comes from Schistosoma haematobium chromosome 3, whole genome shotgun sequence and encodes:
- a CDS encoding hypothetical protein (EggNog:ENOG410V8QA~COG:S); this translates as MERSRTHLYDPVFKSVARALIRKLGMHILPNNKEGCYKLSPDRFYFVMLPHCAPALLNNLLFTNWSPSILSRVVLFSNGWKEARQELIASGASDGLKIAKELAYITALESVVHSPGKEHYLLWSSRNKLREYRDFEGMRVQCFSPVEMDSLPKNVWNIPPYSEKTDKEISCSSKLTQNSGIFSDIIDANVVPNFIDSNTDG
- a CDS encoding hypothetical protein (EggNog:ENOG410V8QA~COG:S) translates to MLPHCAPALLNNLLFTNWSPSILSRVVLFSNGWKEARQELIASGASDGLKIAKELAYITALESVVHSPGKEHYLLWSSRNKLREYRDFEGMRVQCFSPVEMDSLPKNVWNIPPYSEKTDKEISCSSKLTQNSGIFSDIIDANVVPNFIDSNTDG
- a CDS encoding hypothetical protein (EggNog:ENOG410V8QA~COG:S), which encodes MCLNDRDSDEWLRVCSRKTKRKHKATRPVKRPAIQKPNVPLDYMDDDSLETVLGRFDGIRSSLLLSKPDRTFLEGLLKSINQAFTIISNKQTEPSRIDVICLGLGNPAVHHASLRQLVVLDFLLQFDPRMERSRTHLYDPVFKSVARALIRKLGMHILPNNKEGCYKLSPDRFYFVMLPHCAPALLNNLLFTNWSPSILSRVVLFSNGWKEARQELIASGASDGLKIAKELAYITALESVVHSPGKEHYLLWSSRNKLREYRDFEGMRVQCFSPVEMDSLPKNVWNIPPYSEKTDKEISCSSKLTQNSGIFSDIIDANVVPNFIDSNTDG